The following coding sequences are from one Lysinibacillus sp. FSL W8-0992 window:
- a CDS encoding 2-hydroxymuconate tautomerase, translating into MPFIQVTFIEGRTSEQKEQLIEEISKTVSSVFDAPLETIRVCLNEIPSSHWGISGKSIQRRQNEE; encoded by the coding sequence ATGCCATTTATTCAAGTAACATTCATTGAGGGCCGTACATCTGAACAAAAGGAACAATTAATTGAAGAAATCAGTAAAACGGTTTCATCGGTGTTTGATGCACCGCTTGAAACGATTCGTGTATGTTTAAATGAAATCCCAAGTTCTCATTGGGGAATATCAGGAAAGTCCATCCAACGTCGACAAAATGAAGAGTAA
- a CDS encoding flavin reductase family protein → MEDRLFRNAMGKFATGVTVITTNVNGTIHGMTANAFMSVSLDPKLVVISIGEKASMLEHIKQSGTFTVNILSAQQQELSMLFAGQIKEKRNVNFSDLQGAPTIDGAIAQISCEVASTYVEGDHTLFIGSVKNIQLEEGEPLLFFNGRYGTLAAETTMQV, encoded by the coding sequence ATGGAGGATCGTCTGTTTAGAAATGCAATGGGGAAATTTGCAACAGGTGTAACGGTAATTACAACAAATGTAAATGGTACTATTCATGGCATGACTGCGAATGCGTTCATGTCTGTTTCACTTGATCCAAAATTAGTTGTAATTTCTATAGGCGAAAAGGCTTCAATGCTTGAGCATATCAAGCAAAGTGGGACTTTTACTGTCAATATTTTATCGGCACAACAACAAGAATTGTCTATGTTATTTGCGGGCCAAATCAAAGAAAAACGGAATGTGAATTTCAGCGATTTACAAGGCGCACCGACAATTGATGGTGCGATTGCGCAAATAAGCTGTGAAGTAGCAAGCACATACGTTGAAGGTGACCATACGTTATTTATTGGCAGTGTAAAGAACATTCAATTAGAAGAAGGAGAGCCATTACTATTCTTTAATGGAAGATATGGCACACTCGCAGCGGAAACAACAATGCAGGTATAG
- a CDS encoding 4-hydroxyphenylacetate 3-hydroxylase N-terminal domain-containing protein, which produces MVVQQSTKPLTGQEYLESLKDSREIWLHGERVKDVTTHPAFRNSARSISRLYDAMHDPQYKDILTCETDTGSGGYTHKYFRAARSADDLIQGRDAIVAWARLTYGQMGRTPDYKASFLATLGGNPEYYSPFQENAKRWYKESQERNWFFNHAIVNPPVDRHKDVHEVGDVFIQVERETDKGLIVSGSKMVATGSAITNYNFVGTYGLPIKDKKFAVVFIAPMDAPGVKLISRASYEMTSAIMGSPFDYPLSSRFDENDAVLVFEKALIPWENILIYEDMQKTTSFFVESGFINRFTFQGVTRLAVKLDFIIGVLLKALKTAGTDQFRGVQVHIGEIMAWRHMFWSLSDAMALNPEKKENGIVIPNLNGGLAYRVFLQEGWPKIKGIIQQIVAGNLIVQPSSARDFLNEEFRPTLDKLYRGSNGIEALEKIKTIKLLWDAIGTEFGGRSELYERNYAGNHEDIRLQTLFGAQGSGKTDEFIAFAEQCMADYDLTGWTDPTWVNPDDVNYFANK; this is translated from the coding sequence ATGGTTGTTCAGCAAAGCACGAAGCCATTGACAGGGCAGGAATATTTAGAAAGTTTAAAAGATAGTCGAGAAATTTGGTTACATGGTGAACGTGTTAAGGATGTCACGACACATCCAGCTTTTCGAAATTCAGCAAGATCAATATCACGTTTATATGATGCTATGCATGACCCGCAATACAAAGATATTTTAACTTGTGAAACGGATACGGGTAGCGGGGGATATACACATAAGTACTTCCGTGCAGCACGGAGCGCGGATGATTTAATTCAAGGGCGAGATGCTATCGTTGCTTGGGCACGTCTTACGTACGGACAGATGGGACGTACACCAGACTATAAAGCCTCATTCCTTGCCACACTTGGTGGGAATCCCGAATACTATTCACCTTTTCAAGAAAATGCAAAGCGTTGGTACAAAGAATCGCAAGAACGCAATTGGTTTTTCAATCATGCCATTGTGAATCCTCCAGTAGATCGTCATAAAGACGTCCACGAAGTAGGGGATGTTTTTATTCAAGTAGAACGTGAAACGGATAAGGGCCTAATCGTTAGCGGCTCAAAAATGGTAGCTACAGGTTCAGCTATTACGAACTACAATTTTGTAGGAACGTATGGTTTACCTATTAAAGATAAAAAGTTTGCTGTTGTCTTTATTGCACCTATGGACGCTCCTGGAGTGAAGTTAATTAGCCGTGCGTCGTATGAAATGACATCAGCGATTATGGGAAGTCCATTCGATTATCCATTAAGTAGTCGCTTCGATGAAAATGATGCAGTACTTGTTTTTGAAAAAGCTCTTATACCATGGGAAAATATTTTAATTTATGAAGATATGCAAAAGACGACTTCGTTTTTTGTAGAAAGCGGTTTCATTAATCGTTTTACGTTCCAAGGTGTCACACGCTTAGCCGTGAAATTAGATTTTATTATAGGTGTATTATTAAAGGCATTAAAAACAGCAGGTACTGATCAGTTCCGTGGTGTTCAGGTGCATATAGGTGAAATTATGGCTTGGCGTCATATGTTCTGGTCATTAAGTGATGCGATGGCGCTAAACCCAGAGAAAAAAGAGAATGGCATTGTCATTCCAAATTTAAATGGCGGATTAGCGTATCGCGTATTTTTACAGGAAGGCTGGCCGAAGATTAAAGGTATTATTCAACAAATTGTAGCAGGGAATTTGATTGTTCAGCCTTCTAGTGCAAGAGATTTTTTAAACGAAGAATTCCGCCCTACATTAGATAAGCTTTATCGTGGTTCAAACGGTATTGAGGCACTTGAAAAAATTAAAACAATCAAGTTATTGTGGGATGCAATTGGAACAGAATTTGGTGGCCGTAGCGAGTTATATGAACGTAATTATGCAGGAAATCATGAAGACATTCGCTTACAAACGTTGTTTGGTGCACAAGGAAGCGGTAAAACAGATGAGTTTATAGCTTTTGCAGAGCAGTGCATGGCAGATTACGATTTAACAGGCTGGACAGATCCAACTTGGGTAAATCCAGATGATGTAAATTATTTTGCAAATAAATAA
- a CDS encoding 2-keto-4-pentenoate hydratase, which yields MDTQLYAKKLLVAEETKQPIAPLTSTVPDITVDDAYTIQLLQIASKQQQGKRIIGKKIGLTSKAMQQQFQVTEPDYGHILSDMVEVDGATILLNHFIQPKLEFEIAFVLKKDLYGPTITVNDVIEATDYIVPALEVIDSRIIDWKINFEDTVADNGSSAMVIIGGTPTELTQVDLPHIGMNVYRNGELFDSAAAAAVMGNPLRAVAWLANKLSKYHIGLQAGEIVLAGALTSAVTIEDGDTFRAEFAHLGAVSATFRRKEEK from the coding sequence ATGGATACACAACTTTATGCAAAGAAATTATTAGTAGCTGAGGAAACAAAGCAACCTATTGCGCCATTAACATCCACTGTGCCGGACATAACTGTAGATGACGCTTATACAATCCAATTACTTCAAATTGCTTCAAAGCAACAACAGGGAAAGCGAATAATTGGTAAAAAAATTGGTTTAACAAGTAAGGCGATGCAGCAACAATTTCAAGTAACAGAGCCAGACTACGGTCATATTTTATCGGATATGGTAGAGGTGGACGGTGCAACAATATTACTCAATCATTTCATACAGCCAAAATTGGAATTTGAAATTGCATTTGTTCTGAAGAAAGATTTGTATGGACCGACTATTACTGTGAATGATGTCATCGAGGCGACAGATTATATTGTACCAGCCCTAGAGGTCATTGATAGTCGTATTATCGATTGGAAAATTAACTTTGAAGATACGGTAGCAGATAACGGTTCCTCCGCTATGGTCATTATTGGAGGAACACCAACGGAATTGACGCAGGTGGATTTACCTCATATAGGCATGAATGTTTACCGTAATGGAGAGCTTTTTGATAGTGCGGCTGCGGCAGCTGTAATGGGAAATCCACTACGTGCAGTAGCTTGGCTTGCCAACAAGCTTAGCAAATATCATATCGGGCTGCAGGCTGGTGAAATCGTTTTGGCAGGCGCATTAACATCGGCAGTAACGATAGAGGATGGAGATACGTTTAGAGCTGAGTTCGCTCACCTTGGGGCTGTGTCTGCTACGTTTAGAAGGAAGGAGGAAAAGTAA
- a CDS encoding catechol 2,3-dioxygenase: MSNFDVAQLAHVELFTPKPEESLKFFTDYMGLQITAREGQSVYLRGYEDFYHHTLKLTEGKEAGLGHSAWRASSPEALERRVASLEKSGYGKGWIDGDLGHGRAYQFVTPDGHNQEILWEVDYFQPAEDQKTLLKSRPQKRPLMGVPARRLDHINLMCRDVAKNREFMSEHLGFKLREQIILNNNEEIGAWMSVSPLVHEVALMNDQTGNSGRFHHIAFWYGYPQHLMDTADIFVENGIQIEAGPGKHGVSQAYFMYVMEPGGNRVELFGDSGYLIFDPDWKPITWRENELDEAIIWYGSPLPNEYFLYGTPDRAVKVPVK; this comes from the coding sequence ATGTCAAATTTTGATGTAGCACAATTAGCGCACGTGGAACTTTTTACACCGAAACCAGAGGAATCTTTAAAATTTTTTACGGATTATATGGGTTTACAAATTACAGCGCGTGAAGGGCAATCAGTATATTTAAGAGGATACGAGGATTTCTATCATCACACATTAAAGCTTACAGAAGGCAAAGAAGCGGGTCTTGGACATTCCGCATGGCGGGCAAGTTCACCTGAGGCGTTAGAACGCCGCGTCGCATCTTTAGAAAAAAGTGGCTACGGGAAAGGCTGGATTGATGGAGATTTAGGTCATGGTCGTGCTTATCAATTTGTTACACCAGATGGACATAATCAAGAAATATTATGGGAAGTGGATTATTTCCAGCCAGCAGAAGATCAAAAAACATTATTAAAAAGCCGTCCACAAAAACGTCCGTTAATGGGTGTTCCTGCACGACGTTTAGACCATATCAACTTAATGTGTAGAGATGTAGCAAAAAATCGTGAGTTTATGTCTGAGCATTTAGGCTTTAAGTTACGAGAACAAATTATATTGAATAATAATGAAGAAATTGGCGCATGGATGAGCGTTAGCCCGTTAGTACATGAAGTAGCCTTAATGAACGACCAAACAGGCAATAGTGGCCGCTTCCATCATATTGCGTTTTGGTATGGTTATCCTCAGCACCTAATGGATACAGCAGATATTTTTGTAGAAAACGGAATTCAAATAGAAGCAGGACCAGGTAAACATGGGGTGAGTCAAGCTTATTTCATGTATGTAATGGAGCCAGGCGGAAACCGAGTTGAATTATTCGGAGATTCAGGTTATCTCATTTTTGATCCTGATTGGAAGCCAATAACTTGGCGTGAGAATGAGTTAGACGAAGCGATTATTTGGTACGGCTCACCTCTGCCTAATGAGTATTTTTTATATGGTACTCCTGATCGTGCAGTAAAAGTTCCTGTGAAATAG
- a CDS encoding acetaldehyde dehydrogenase (acetylating) produces the protein MVKLKVAILGSGNIGTDLMYKIERSAYLTMSVMVGIDSTSEGIRRAKDRGYHTITNGISGLVACPELFDIVFDATTANAHTLHSEQVLALGKKIVDLTPAAIGPFVVPCANLEKYMDVDNVNMVTCGGQATIPIVYAINEVADVAYAEIVATVASKSAGPGTRANIDEFTRTTARAIEEVGGAKKGKAIIILNPAEPPIMMRDTVHVLVNEVGKEEEITKAIEDIVCAVQQYVPGYRMTSAPIFDGNQISIFIEVEGAGDFFPPYSGNLDIMTAAAVQVGNQMAKQQHETVKSN, from the coding sequence ATGGTCAAATTGAAAGTCGCAATTTTAGGCTCCGGTAATATTGGTACAGATTTAATGTACAAAATTGAGCGTAGTGCGTATTTAACGATGAGTGTCATGGTTGGAATAGATTCCACATCGGAAGGCATTCGACGGGCGAAGGATCGTGGTTATCATACAATTACAAATGGGATTTCGGGCTTAGTTGCATGTCCTGAGCTTTTTGATATTGTGTTTGACGCGACAACTGCCAATGCGCATACGTTGCATAGTGAGCAGGTGCTTGCTCTTGGCAAAAAGATAGTCGATTTGACGCCAGCAGCTATCGGGCCATTTGTTGTGCCTTGTGCAAACTTAGAAAAATATATGGACGTTGACAATGTCAATATGGTGACTTGCGGGGGGCAAGCAACGATTCCGATTGTCTATGCCATTAACGAAGTGGCGGATGTCGCTTATGCAGAAATTGTTGCTACAGTTGCAAGTAAAAGTGCAGGACCTGGCACACGGGCTAATATTGATGAATTTACACGGACAACAGCAAGGGCAATAGAAGAAGTAGGCGGAGCAAAAAAAGGCAAAGCTATTATTATTTTAAATCCTGCGGAGCCACCAATTATGATGCGCGACACTGTACATGTATTAGTAAATGAAGTGGGCAAGGAAGAAGAGATTACAAAAGCGATTGAAGATATTGTGTGCGCTGTACAGCAATATGTACCTGGATATCGCATGACAAGTGCGCCAATTTTTGACGGTAATCAAATTTCGATTTTTATAGAAGTTGAGGGGGCGGGGGATTTCTTCCCACCGTATTCAGGAAATCTTGATATTATGACGGCGGCAGCTGTTCAAGTTGGTAATCAAATGGCTAAGCAGCAACATGAAACAGTTAAGTCGAACTAA
- a CDS encoding DUF3006 domain-containing protein — protein sequence MNSTKYTLDRIEDGYAIFLKYPEEIEQLILPINTIDQSLQAGDRVLIKEIDNNYHIDILKEETAQKKAEVQSLMDKLRRKN from the coding sequence ACTCGACTAAATACACATTAGACCGCATTGAAGATGGCTATGCAATTTTTTTAAAATATCCAGAGGAAATTGAGCAACTTATTCTACCTATCAATACCATTGATCAATCGTTACAAGCCGGTGATCGCGTCTTAATTAAAGAAATCGATAACAACTACCATATCGACATATTAAAAGAAGAAACAGCGCAAAAAAAAGCCGAAGTACAAAGTTTGATGGACAAATTACGCCGAAAAAATTAA
- the dmpG gene encoding 4-hydroxy-2-oxovalerate aldolase, translating to MTKQLTVLDVTLRDGSHSMRHAFTEQQVRDVARGLGEAKVKYFEVSHGDGLGGSSLQYGFSKVDELKLIEAAKEECGDAAISVLILPGIGLKEDLKNAVKAGAKMARVATHVTEANVAGQHIYLSRELGLKTVGFLMMAHMAPTSVIVEQAKLFESYGAEIIYVTDSAGAMLPHEVKERVAALKSHVSCEIGFHAHNNLSLAMANTMAAVEAGATYVDGSLRCLGAGSGNTQTEVMVAVFNRLGYETGIDLYRTIDVANEVVAPFMPRSQEITGSSLMMGYAGVYSSFLLFTQEAAKKYNVDEREILVELGKMKAVGGQEDLIAEIARNIANAKQTV from the coding sequence ATGACAAAACAACTAACAGTGTTAGATGTTACATTGCGGGATGGCAGTCATTCTATGCGACATGCATTTACAGAGCAGCAAGTAAGAGACGTAGCTAGAGGTTTAGGAGAAGCAAAAGTGAAGTACTTTGAGGTTTCCCATGGCGATGGATTAGGTGGCTCTTCTTTGCAATATGGCTTTTCAAAAGTGGATGAACTGAAGCTAATTGAAGCAGCAAAAGAAGAATGTGGTGATGCTGCGATTTCAGTATTAATATTACCTGGCATTGGGCTAAAGGAAGATTTAAAAAATGCAGTGAAGGCTGGCGCTAAAATGGCGCGCGTTGCAACTCATGTAACCGAGGCAAATGTTGCTGGTCAACATATTTATTTAAGTCGAGAGTTAGGATTGAAAACAGTCGGCTTTTTAATGATGGCACATATGGCTCCAACATCAGTAATAGTAGAGCAGGCGAAATTATTTGAGAGCTATGGGGCTGAAATTATATATGTAACGGACTCAGCAGGTGCTATGCTACCCCATGAAGTGAAGGAGCGGGTAGCTGCGCTAAAATCTCATGTTTCTTGTGAAATTGGCTTTCATGCGCATAATAACTTATCACTAGCTATGGCAAATACGATGGCTGCAGTTGAAGCAGGTGCTACGTATGTGGATGGTAGTTTACGCTGTTTGGGAGCAGGAAGTGGCAATACTCAAACTGAAGTAATGGTGGCAGTTTTTAATCGTCTAGGTTATGAAACTGGCATTGATTTATATAGAACAATAGATGTTGCGAATGAAGTAGTAGCACCATTTATGCCACGGTCACAGGAAATAACAGGGTCTAGCTTAATGATGGGCTATGCTGGTGTGTATTCAAGCTTTTTATTATTTACTCAGGAAGCTGCGAAAAAATATAACGTAGATGAGCGTGAAATTTTAGTGGAGCTTGGCAAAATGAAAGCTGTTGGTGGTCAAGAGGATTTAATAGCAGAAATAGCTCGTAATATAGCAAATGCTAAGCAGACAGTATAA
- a CDS encoding HAD family hydrolase: MSISTIIFDLDDTLLWDKKSVKTAFEKTCEYAATIHTVDSAELEEAVRKEARALYESYETYDYTVLIGINPFEGLWGTFDDPTDSFQKMKEIVPGYRSEAWTKGLAALGIDDAKFGAELGERFVAERKVSPLLYEDTFTVLDELKGKYQLILLTNGAPSLQNLKLEITPEIAPYFDHIIISGDFGKGKPDASIFEHVMEKAGITADEAIMVGDNLNTDILGSSRVGMRNVWINRENNVPTGVVTPTYEVDSLTAFLKLVKEL, from the coding sequence ATGTCAATAAGTACAATTATTTTTGATTTGGATGATACGTTGTTATGGGATAAAAAATCTGTTAAAACAGCATTTGAAAAAACATGTGAATATGCTGCAACAATACATACGGTAGATTCAGCTGAATTAGAGGAAGCTGTGCGCAAAGAAGCACGTGCACTTTATGAGAGCTACGAAACATATGACTATACGGTGTTAATCGGTATTAACCCATTCGAAGGACTTTGGGGAACATTCGATGATCCAACTGATTCTTTCCAAAAGATGAAAGAAATTGTACCTGGATACCGCTCAGAAGCATGGACAAAGGGCTTAGCGGCACTTGGAATTGACGATGCAAAGTTTGGAGCCGAACTAGGAGAACGCTTTGTAGCAGAACGCAAAGTGTCACCACTTTTATATGAAGATACGTTTACTGTTTTAGATGAGCTGAAAGGTAAATATCAACTTATATTATTAACGAATGGTGCACCAAGCTTACAAAATTTAAAATTAGAAATTACTCCGGAAATTGCTCCGTATTTTGACCATATTATCATTTCTGGTGATTTTGGAAAAGGGAAGCCAGATGCTTCTATCTTTGAGCATGTGATGGAAAAGGCGGGCATTACTGCCGACGAGGCAATTATGGTTGGCGATAACTTAAACACTGATATTTTAGGTTCATCTAGAGTTGGTATGCGTAATGTTTGGATTAACCGTGAAAACAATGTACCAACAGGAGTTGTCACACCAACTTATGAGGTAGATTCATTAACAGCTTTTTTAAAACTTGTGAAAGAGCTTTAA
- a CDS encoding XylR N-terminal domain-containing protein: protein MKANRLVFENAIDINPRSGIIKFNGNRMILKSAEALGFFRRDIIQTLNMERAKGFLLRYGWACGYSAGGSIEKMYNWKELKELIRAGAAIHTLEGVVSVQIDVLEISDDKFEMEGKWFHSYEAEEHVRHFGFSDESVCWTLIGYVAGFLAKTYPKEIVVFEEKCRGKCDDYCKFVVRTKEHATAEQLEILRYFQDTSLADELDATFNELKRLNNSIVHSDTIHKKMTHAMLEGYTLNQLLHLLSDALQCSVTVERRYLMKPIGYYFIHDSDEQLYIEASRKKKEFRHEYDIMTMKKQLGILVILSHNELTREQEMIIERAVTVFSIYLYTQIQIAQSQWKKKSDFLDEVMSHQSSTEELIKKARNIFYFDPSKNNRVIVITTEKEDLEIVHSFLVTEYLNVECFIKNQEVLLILEDCEKDVKYMSNFLTVLSKRLKERFKQATFQIGVGKNAEKLEEIGSSYNDAKLICHFLHCAAPQQTQSAIYENFQHIMLFLKTTNPKELLQFYKEVLGQLLTYDEQNNATLVHTLEVFLDHSGNVNQTAKALNLSIPGFRYRMEKIESLLQEDMRTGDGRFRCHLALKIYYAIKTLEHKN, encoded by the coding sequence ATGAAAGCAAATCGTTTAGTGTTTGAAAATGCTATAGATATTAATCCACGTTCAGGCATTATTAAGTTTAATGGCAACCGAATGATTTTAAAATCTGCTGAAGCGCTTGGTTTTTTTAGGCGCGATATTATTCAAACATTGAATATGGAGCGTGCGAAAGGTTTTTTATTACGGTATGGTTGGGCATGCGGCTATAGTGCTGGTGGATCTATTGAAAAAATGTACAATTGGAAAGAATTAAAAGAGTTAATTAGAGCCGGTGCAGCAATTCATACGTTAGAGGGCGTTGTAAGTGTACAGATTGATGTTTTGGAAATAAGTGATGATAAATTTGAAATGGAAGGCAAGTGGTTCCATTCTTATGAAGCAGAGGAACATGTCCGCCATTTTGGTTTTAGCGATGAAAGTGTATGTTGGACATTAATCGGCTATGTAGCAGGCTTTCTTGCAAAAACCTATCCTAAAGAGATTGTCGTTTTTGAAGAAAAGTGTCGTGGGAAATGCGATGATTATTGTAAATTTGTTGTTCGCACAAAGGAGCATGCTACAGCAGAACAGTTGGAGATATTACGATATTTTCAAGATACATCTTTAGCAGATGAATTGGATGCGACCTTTAATGAGTTAAAAAGGCTCAATAATTCTATTGTACATTCAGACACTATCCATAAGAAGATGACTCATGCAATGCTGGAAGGATATACATTAAATCAGCTGTTACATCTTTTAAGTGATGCGTTACAATGCAGTGTAACAGTTGAACGTAGATACTTAATGAAGCCAATTGGTTACTATTTTATACATGACAGCGATGAGCAGCTTTATATAGAGGCTAGTCGTAAGAAAAAAGAATTTCGACATGAATATGATATTATGACGATGAAAAAACAATTGGGAATATTAGTGATATTAAGTCACAATGAATTAACGCGTGAACAGGAAATGATTATTGAACGTGCCGTGACGGTTTTTTCTATTTATTTATATACACAAATACAAATTGCCCAATCTCAGTGGAAGAAAAAATCTGACTTTTTAGATGAAGTTATGAGCCACCAATCTTCAACGGAGGAGCTTATTAAAAAAGCGCGAAATATATTTTATTTTGATCCGAGTAAGAATAATCGTGTCATTGTCATAACAACAGAAAAAGAAGACCTAGAAATAGTGCACAGCTTTTTAGTGACGGAATATTTAAATGTAGAGTGCTTTATTAAAAATCAAGAAGTACTGCTTATTCTCGAAGATTGTGAGAAAGATGTTAAGTATATGTCGAACTTCCTTACCGTCTTATCGAAAAGGCTAAAGGAGAGATTCAAACAAGCAACATTCCAAATTGGAGTAGGAAAAAATGCTGAGAAATTAGAAGAAATCGGAAGTAGCTATAACGATGCAAAATTAATATGCCATTTTCTACATTGTGCAGCACCCCAACAAACACAATCTGCAATTTATGAAAATTTTCAGCACATCATGTTATTTTTAAAAACGACAAATCCAAAGGAGCTATTACAGTTTTATAAAGAGGTACTTGGTCAGTTATTAACATATGATGAACAAAATAATGCAACACTTGTCCATACGTTAGAAGTTTTTTTAGACCATAGTGGCAACGTAAATCAAACTGCAAAAGCTTTGAATTTATCGATTCCTGGTTTTCGGTATCGTATGGAAAAGATTGAGTCATTATTACAAGAAGATATGCGTACAGGAGATGGACGTTTTCGATGTCATTTAGCTTTAAAAATTTATTATGCAATTAAAACGCTAGAACATAAAAACTAG
- a CDS encoding 2-keto-4-pentenoate hydratase, whose protein sequence is MMKTDTLEQIAYELYLAERDVYEVTKFVEQYPELTVETAYEIQAKLIELKCKHEQTTISGFKLGLTSKAKQQMMGVHEPSYGVLLANMALNVQQPISLKSLIHPKIEPEVAFVFKQDLIGPVVTVAQVLTATEYIAPAMEIIDSRYLNFNFTLPDVIADNSSSSRYIVGSQKYTVSEVDLVNMGCIFSQNDEIIATSTAGSVMGHPARAIAWMANKLIARGQHIRAGDVVLSGALTGSATMRSGDSFSVSFDGMEPLSVQVEL, encoded by the coding sequence ATGATGAAAACCGATACGCTTGAGCAAATTGCGTATGAATTGTATCTAGCAGAGCGGGATGTCTATGAGGTTACGAAGTTTGTTGAGCAATATCCAGAATTGACTGTAGAAACTGCCTATGAAATTCAAGCCAAACTAATTGAACTAAAGTGTAAACATGAGCAGACAACCATTTCAGGATTCAAGCTTGGCTTAACAAGTAAAGCTAAACAGCAAATGATGGGTGTTCATGAGCCTTCATACGGTGTGCTATTAGCGAATATGGCGTTAAATGTACAACAACCGATATCGTTAAAATCACTCATTCATCCGAAAATTGAACCTGAGGTTGCCTTTGTGTTTAAGCAGGATTTAATTGGTCCGGTAGTTACTGTGGCACAAGTACTGACCGCGACTGAGTATATTGCTCCTGCCATGGAAATAATTGATAGTCGCTATTTGAACTTCAATTTTACATTACCGGATGTAATTGCTGATAACTCCTCTTCCTCTCGCTACATAGTGGGTTCGCAAAAATATACGGTAAGTGAAGTTGATCTAGTCAATATGGGGTGTATTTTTTCACAAAATGATGAAATTATTGCAACGAGTACGGCAGGATCTGTTATGGGGCATCCAGCAAGAGCAATAGCGTGGATGGCAAATAAATTAATTGCTCGGGGCCAGCACATTCGAGCAGGAGATGTTGTACTTAGTGGTGCACTAACAGGCTCTGCGACAATGCGTTCAGGCGATAGCTTTAGCGTAAGTTTTGACGGTATGGAACCATTATCTGTTCAAGTTGAGCTATAG